GCCTGGGATATTTTGTTGTTGACAAGACTATTCTGGGTTTGATGAAGAGGGAAGCGATTGTTATGCATCCTCTTCCGCGGGTGGACGAAATTACTCCAGATGTCGACAGCGACCCAAGGGCAGCATACTTCCGGCAGGCAGAAAACGGATTGTATATTCGCATGGCCCTGCTGAAAAAGGTGCTCTACAAGTCCTGGTGGCGCAGGCATATATGGAAGAGGGCTGCATAGCCTTCCAAAAGCAATCGGCAAAATTGATTATGCCGATATGGGACGAAAGTCCCTTTTTTTCTTTGTGCTTTTCTGATAGAAATAAGCTATGAAAAACAAAACAGATAAACGGCTCAACGCCGTTGAGCCGTTAGAATATGTTAGGGGATTTACTCAATTTTTGGGTTGCAAAATTGATTTGTCAAAAAGGCCCTTAATTCCAAGGCCAGAAACAGAATTTTGGGTTAAAAAAGCCATAAATTATATCAAGTCAAACAATCACAATCATTCGCGATCGCGAACTATTGTGATTCTTGATATATTTAGTGGGTCGGGGTGCATTGGTTTGGCAATATTGAAACATATAAAAAATGCAGAAGTTTTTTTTGCAGATATAGAAGACAGGGGCGTTGGACACAAGACAATTAAGTCTGACGTTTTTTCAAATATAAAAAATAAGTTCGATTTTATTTTTGCCAACCCGCCGTATATTCCA
This genomic interval from Endomicrobiales bacterium contains the following:
- a CDS encoding peptide chain release factor N(5)-glutamine methyltransferase, which produces MKNKTDKRLNAVEPLEYVRGFTQFLGCKIDLSKRPLIPRPETEFWVKKAINYIKSNNHNHSRSRTIVILDIFSGSGCIGLAILKHIKNAEVFFADIEDRGVGHKTIKSDVFSNIKNKFDFIFANPPYIPTKNKSLVQKSVLDFEPHKALFAKQDGLFYIRKFLKQAKNHLNYNGIIFMEFDFPQKEEIKKMSEKFGYKTCKFYKDQYGKYRWVVIK